A stretch of the Bradyrhizobium arachidis genome encodes the following:
- a CDS encoding ABC transporter permease yields the protein MGKSTSPVRQSQARKAAAGQIVHGRASLTKTVLGTSGLAVLLILWWVGTDVIATPLSFVGHFSPTSAFATLAQLVTQSDLPVHILVSLRRVAVGLGLALLIGVPLGLAVGSYSHLNAATSPAFQFLRMISPLSWMPIAVMVFGVGDRPIYFLLTFAAIWPILLNTAEGVKNLEPNWLRLASSLSATRWETLRHIIVPGVLGHVLTGLRLAIGIVWIVLVPCEMLGVSAGLGYFILDTRDRLAYSELTATVLIIGLLGFLLDAGARELYRMSGRDR from the coding sequence GTGGGCAAATCCACATCTCCCGTCCGACAAAGTCAGGCGAGGAAAGCGGCGGCCGGGCAGATTGTCCATGGGCGGGCCTCGCTCACCAAAACCGTGCTGGGCACCAGCGGGCTCGCAGTTTTATTGATTCTGTGGTGGGTCGGCACCGATGTTATCGCCACGCCGCTCAGTTTCGTCGGTCACTTCTCCCCTACAAGCGCGTTCGCGACTCTGGCACAACTCGTCACGCAGTCCGATCTGCCAGTCCACATTTTGGTCAGTCTGCGCCGCGTGGCGGTTGGATTGGGCCTGGCGCTTCTGATAGGAGTGCCACTTGGCCTTGCCGTGGGCAGCTACAGCCACCTGAACGCTGCCACATCTCCGGCATTCCAATTCCTGCGCATGATCTCGCCATTGTCGTGGATGCCAATCGCGGTGATGGTGTTCGGAGTCGGTGACCGACCGATCTATTTCCTGCTCACCTTCGCAGCTATATGGCCGATCCTTCTGAACACCGCTGAGGGCGTGAAAAATCTTGAGCCGAACTGGCTCCGCCTTGCCTCCAGCCTGTCCGCGACGCGCTGGGAAACGCTGCGCCATATCATTGTCCCCGGCGTGCTCGGTCACGTTCTCACCGGGCTGCGGCTGGCGATCGGCATCGTCTGGATCGTTTTGGTACCCTGCGAAATGCTCGGCGTATCCGCCGGGCTTGGATATTTCATCCTCGATACGCGCGATCGTCTCGCCTATTCCGAACTGACGGCGACAGTACTGATTATTGGCTTGCTCGGCTTCCTGCTCGATGCCGGTGCACGCGAGTTATATCG